AAAGTCAATAAAAAAGAAGAAGCTGTTGATTAACAAAAATTTATTTATGGCTCAATCAGCGTTCTGTCCGATTGGACAAGTCCACTTAATAACATATAGAGTGTAAAGGTTACACTTTAACTGTTAACTCAGGACATTCATTTCAATAAAGATATTCCAACATTAGGCCATTTCATACTTTGAAATGTGCTTATTTATTTTAAGGCGATATTCTTTCTTTTTTAAAATCTTTTTAAAATCGATGGAGAAATGAATACTTCCATGTTTTTAAAAAATATGAGAAATTACTAGGTTTTAAAGAATTATAGTGAGTTTCTTCCCTATCTGTCTTTATAACAAAACAAAGAACAAAAAAACTAGTCCTTCATAAAAAGATATTTTTAAAAAATATTGTTGAAAAAGATAACTTTTAAATTTTATAAGAGTATCTACTTAAAGAGAAGTTTTGTTAATAAGCATCAAATATTGAACCTGTATAAAAATATACATTACAAACATTAACTAAAAATACTAAATAAATAAAATTATGGAAAAATTCTTTGTAATATCCAAAAATTAGTAGTATTATATTATTGTAACAAAATTTCCAAAGGGGAGATGGTTAACTTGTCAATGATTATTAATGGTAGTAGAGCAAAAGAGTTAGAAAGTGGTCTCGATAAGTTACAAGCAAAGCTTAAAGTGCTCTCTGATAATTCTAAGGGCGAAAAAAAAGAATTACTTAACAGAATCATCAGTACAGCTGTAAAACAGAATCAAGAAACAGAGGCTAATAATGAGGGGGCAAACCATTTAGCACGCTACTATAAGCCGATGTCAACACATGATCAGTTAAAATTAAAGCTTAAATTTAACGACCTAATTAACGTTGTCGAGATGCCAGCAAACTAAAAGATCATAGCAACCCATAAGAACTACACTCTTATGGGTTGTTTAAAAAAGGAGATTTAGATATGAGTTTAGATACCTTACAAAAATCTAAAAACGAATTATTAAGTGATATAAATGAGTTAATTACAGGCATGGATATGGCTGAAAAAATAAATATGCAATTATTGCTATCTCTTGCTGTTGGTGGGCTTGCACCAAACAACAACAAGGGATCTGATGAAATTTCAGAGAACGCTTTCAATATAGCTGTGGAACTTATGACACAGTTTAGAGATGCAGGGCTAGTAAAATATGAAAGACCTTCATTTATGACTAATGAATTACTAAATGCTTTAATAAAAGAATCTAAAGAAGTACGAAAAATTGCTGTAAGACCGGGTAAGCACTACTTATCTCCTGCTGGAAAAGTAGCTGAGGAACTAGCATTAAGCAATGAATTAGTTCAATATGTAAACGATGCCCTTGGTTATAAGGTTATTCCTAATGAAATAAGCTCATATTTATATTATGAGGAACCAGGCGATGGAATCCCCGCACATGTTGATTCAGACGTGTTTTCAATTAACTGCATTATTGGTTTATCACATGAGATGGGGGACCATGTAGAAAATCCATCCTCATTAGTTGTTTATTCTAATGATGGAAAACCAAAAAGAATTTTATTGAAACCAGGTGAGTTAGTTCTTTTATTAGCTGGTGGTTCTGTTCATGAACGAGAACCAGTTGTTGAAGGAGAAAAGGTATCTATACTTACAGTAGGGCTTAGAAGAGGTTAAACATGTTTGTACTTGGAATTAATTATAGTCATGATGCTGCAGCATGTTTAGTAGAAGATGGCAAGGTTGTAGCAGCTATTCAAAAAGAAAGACTTACCCGTCGTAAACATGATTTAGAAAGGACAATTTCTGATGAACGAATGATTCAATATTGTCTAGATGCTAGGGGAATCTCCATTGATGAAGTAGATTTAATTGTTTCAAACGTTCAATCTTTGTCATATGGAGGGGTGGGATTAACCACTCCCCTTCAAAAAGATTTTTCCCTTTTTGATCCTTTTTCAGAAAAACATCTTTTTATATCTCACCACTTAGCACATGCCTATAGTGCATTTTCACCTTCAGGGCAATCAGAATCA
The window above is part of the Metabacillus sp. B2-18 genome. Proteins encoded here:
- a CDS encoding 2OG-Fe(II) oxygenase; amino-acid sequence: MSLDTLQKSKNELLSDINELITGMDMAEKINMQLLLSLAVGGLAPNNNKGSDEISENAFNIAVELMTQFRDAGLVKYERPSFMTNELLNALIKESKEVRKIAVRPGKHYLSPAGKVAEELALSNELVQYVNDALGYKVIPNEISSYLYYEEPGDGIPAHVDSDVFSINCIIGLSHEMGDHVENPSSLVVYSNDGKPKRILLKPGELVLLLAGGSVHEREPVVEGEKVSILTVGLRRG